A genomic region of Manihot esculenta cultivar AM560-2 chromosome 15, M.esculenta_v8, whole genome shotgun sequence contains the following coding sequences:
- the LOC110601950 gene encoding CDPK-related kinase 5-like isoform X1, with protein sequence MGTCTSKPPKPNPYAPQNQPVNDLPDPTQTPKSPLPKPKQSPFFPFYTPSPAYLFKKSPSTESAAANSTPTPLRIFKKPFPPPSPAKHIRAVLRRRELGKKKKKAAIPEEGECESEDATGLDLDKRFGFSKEFTSRLELGQEVGRGHFGYTCSAKFKKGDRKGQQVAVKVIPKSKMTTAIAIEDVRREVKILRALTGHNNLVQFHDAFEDFDNVYIVMELCEGGELLDRILSRGGKYSEDDAKGVLVQILNVVAFCHLQGVVHRDLKPENFLYTSKDENSQLKVIDFGLSDFVRPDERLNDIVGSAYYVAPEVLHRSYSTEADVWSIGVIAYILLCGSRPFWARTESGIFRAVLKADPSFDEAPWPSLSPEAKDFVKRLLNKDPRKRMTAVQALSHPWIRNHNDVKVPLDILIFRLVKAYMRSSSLRRAALRALSKTLSVDELYYLKEQFALLEPNQSGSITLENFRMALMKNATDAMKDSRIPDFLSSLNALQYRRMDFEEFCAAAVSVHQLEALDNWEQRARSAYELFDKDGNRAIVIEELASELGLGPSIPVHAVLNDWIRHTDGKLSFHGFVKLLHGMSSRTMAKVQ encoded by the exons ATGGGGACCTGCACCTCAAAGCCTCCCAAACCGAACCCTTATGCCCCACAAAACCAACCTGTAAATGATCTGCCTGACCCGACCCAGACTCCGAAATCTCCCCTTCCCAAGCCAAAACAGTCTCCTTTCTTCCCATTTTATACTCCGAGTCCTGCTTATTTGTTCAAGAAATCCCCTTCTACTGAATCTGCTGCTGCTAACTCCACTCCTACTCCGCTGCGGATCTTTAAGAAGCCGTTTCCTCCgccatctcctgccaagcacaTTAGGGCCGTACTCCGCCGGCGGGAActtgggaagaagaagaaaaaggcagCAATTCCGGAGGAAGGGGAATGTGAAAGTGAGGATGCGACTGGTTTAGACTTGGATAAGAGGTTTGGATTCTCGAAAGAGTTCACGAGTAGGTTGGAGTTAGGGCAAGAGGTGGGCCGAGGGCATTTCGGGTATACTTGTTCTGCCAAATTCAAGAAGGGTGATCGGAAAGGGCAGCAAGTTGCTGTCAAAGTCATACCCAAATCCAAG ATGACAACAGCTATTGCAATTGAGGATGTGAGAAGGGAGGTCAAAATACTAAGGGCCTTAACAGGACATAACAATCTCGTACAGTTCCATGATGCATTTGAAGACTTTGATAATGTCTACATAGTAATGGA GTTGTGTGAAGGAGGGGAGCTCCTAGATAGAATACTTTCAAG GGGTGGGAAATACTCAGAAGATGATGCCAAGGGCGTCTTGGTGCAAATACTAAACGTTGTTGCTTTTTGTCATCTACAGGGTGTGGTGCATCGAGATCTAAAACCAGAG AACTTTCTGTATACTTCTAAGGATGAGAATTCTCAGCTGAAAGTTATTGACTTTGGCTTATCAGATTTTGTCAGACCAG ATGAAAGGCTTAATGACATTGTGGGAAGTGCATACTATGTGGCGCCTGAAGTCCTCCATAGATCTTATAGCACAGAGGCTGATGTATGGAGTATAGGTGTTATAGCATATATTCTATTGTGTGGTAGTCGTCCATTTTGGGCCCGTACTGAGTCTGGAATTTTTCGGGCAGTCTTGAAAGCTGATCCAAGTTTTGATGAGGCACCTTGGCCTTCTTTATCTCCAGAAGCAAAAGACTTCGTCAAACGACTATTAAACAAGGACCCCAGGAAGCGAATGACTGCAGTTCAGGCTTTAA GTCATCCCTGGATCCGGAATcataatgatgtaaaagtaccccttgatattttaattttcagacTCGTGAAGGCATATATGCGATCATCGTCTTTGCGAAGGGCTGCTTTAAGG GCATTGTCTAAGACATTGTCTGTGGATGAACTCTATTATTTGAAGGAACAGTTTGCATTGTTAGAGCCAAACCAAAGTGGCAGCATAACTTTGGAAAACTTTAGAATG GCTTTGATGAAAAATGCGACGGATGCAATGAAGGATTCACGTATCCCTGACTTTTTGTCATCG CTAAATGCACTTCAATACAGAAGAATGGATTTTGAAGAATTTTGTGCAGCTGCTGTGAGCGTCCATCAGCTGGAGGCACTTGACAACTGGGAGCAGCGTGCCCGTAGTGCATATGAGCTTTTTGACAAGGATGGAAACAGGGCTATAGTCATCGAGGAGCTTGCTTCT GAACTTGGGCTTGGCCCCTCTATTCCAGTTCATGCAGTTCTGAATGACTGGATAAGGCATACTGATGGAAAACTTAGCTTCCATGGGTTTGTGAAACTGTTGCATGGTATGTCCAGCCGAACCATGGCAAAGGTGCAATGA
- the LOC110601950 gene encoding CDPK-related kinase 5-like isoform X2, producing the protein MGTCTSKPPKPNPYAPQNQPVNDLPDPTQTPKSPLPKPKQSPFFPFYTPSPAYLFKKSPSTESAAANSTPTPLRIFKKPFPPPSPAKHIRAVLRRRELGKKKKKAAIPEEGECESEDATGLDLDKRFGFSKEFTSRLELGQEVGRGHFGYTCSAKFKKGDRKGQQVAVKVIPKSKMTTAIAIEDVRREVKILRALTGHNNLVQFHDAFEDFDNVYIVMELCEGGELLDRILSRGGKYSEDDAKGVLVQILNVVAFCHLQGVVHRDLKPENFLYTSKDENSQLKVIDFGLSDFVRPDERLNDIVGSAYYVAPEVLHRSYSTEADVWSIGVIAYILLCGSRPFWARTESGIFRAVLKADPSFDEAPWPSLSPEAKDFVKRLLNKDPRKRMTAVQALSHPWIRNHNDVKVPLDILIFRLVKAYMRSSSLRRAALRALSKTLSVDELYYLKEQFALLEPNQSGSITLENFRMALMKNATDAMKDSRIPDFLSSVGTN; encoded by the exons ATGGGGACCTGCACCTCAAAGCCTCCCAAACCGAACCCTTATGCCCCACAAAACCAACCTGTAAATGATCTGCCTGACCCGACCCAGACTCCGAAATCTCCCCTTCCCAAGCCAAAACAGTCTCCTTTCTTCCCATTTTATACTCCGAGTCCTGCTTATTTGTTCAAGAAATCCCCTTCTACTGAATCTGCTGCTGCTAACTCCACTCCTACTCCGCTGCGGATCTTTAAGAAGCCGTTTCCTCCgccatctcctgccaagcacaTTAGGGCCGTACTCCGCCGGCGGGAActtgggaagaagaagaaaaaggcagCAATTCCGGAGGAAGGGGAATGTGAAAGTGAGGATGCGACTGGTTTAGACTTGGATAAGAGGTTTGGATTCTCGAAAGAGTTCACGAGTAGGTTGGAGTTAGGGCAAGAGGTGGGCCGAGGGCATTTCGGGTATACTTGTTCTGCCAAATTCAAGAAGGGTGATCGGAAAGGGCAGCAAGTTGCTGTCAAAGTCATACCCAAATCCAAG ATGACAACAGCTATTGCAATTGAGGATGTGAGAAGGGAGGTCAAAATACTAAGGGCCTTAACAGGACATAACAATCTCGTACAGTTCCATGATGCATTTGAAGACTTTGATAATGTCTACATAGTAATGGA GTTGTGTGAAGGAGGGGAGCTCCTAGATAGAATACTTTCAAG GGGTGGGAAATACTCAGAAGATGATGCCAAGGGCGTCTTGGTGCAAATACTAAACGTTGTTGCTTTTTGTCATCTACAGGGTGTGGTGCATCGAGATCTAAAACCAGAG AACTTTCTGTATACTTCTAAGGATGAGAATTCTCAGCTGAAAGTTATTGACTTTGGCTTATCAGATTTTGTCAGACCAG ATGAAAGGCTTAATGACATTGTGGGAAGTGCATACTATGTGGCGCCTGAAGTCCTCCATAGATCTTATAGCACAGAGGCTGATGTATGGAGTATAGGTGTTATAGCATATATTCTATTGTGTGGTAGTCGTCCATTTTGGGCCCGTACTGAGTCTGGAATTTTTCGGGCAGTCTTGAAAGCTGATCCAAGTTTTGATGAGGCACCTTGGCCTTCTTTATCTCCAGAAGCAAAAGACTTCGTCAAACGACTATTAAACAAGGACCCCAGGAAGCGAATGACTGCAGTTCAGGCTTTAA GTCATCCCTGGATCCGGAATcataatgatgtaaaagtaccccttgatattttaattttcagacTCGTGAAGGCATATATGCGATCATCGTCTTTGCGAAGGGCTGCTTTAAGG GCATTGTCTAAGACATTGTCTGTGGATGAACTCTATTATTTGAAGGAACAGTTTGCATTGTTAGAGCCAAACCAAAGTGGCAGCATAACTTTGGAAAACTTTAGAATG GCTTTGATGAAAAATGCGACGGATGCAATGAAGGATTCACGTATCCCTGACTTTTTGTCATCGGTAGGAACCAA CTAA
- the LOC110602729 gene encoding mavicyanin has translation MGLTHTHLLIFLLIVCASVFRDGVSATGVSSSSCTSTPRSPRRITVGGSARWTFGFNYSTWAFNRNPFYVNDTLVFNYEPPSEKNIHPHSVYLLPDLESFVNCNLTNGVKIANETQGTGKGFRFVLKKWKPYYFSCGASDGYHCRFGGMKFFVLPLRRRNY, from the exons ATGGGTTTGACGCATACTCATCTGCTTATATTTTTACTCATTGTTTGTGCATCCGTATTTAGAGATGGAGTTTCTGCGACCGGTGTAAGCTCTAGTTCTTGTACAAGTACTCCTCGGTCTCCTAGAAGGATTACTGTTGGTGGCTCTGCACGTTGGACCTTTGGCTTTAACTACTCCACTTGGGCTTTTAATAGGAATCCCTTCTACGTCAATGATACTCTAG TGTTTAATTATGAGCCACCTAGCGAGAAAAATATACATCCACACAGTGTCTACTTGCTGCCCGACTTGGAGAGTTTCGTGAACTGTAACCTAACTAACGGTGTGAAGATTGCAAATGAGACACAAGGGACCGGTAAAGGTTTCAGGTTTGTGTTAAAGAAGTGGAAGCCTTACTACTTTTCTTGCGGTGCAAGTGATGGCTACCATTGTCGTTTCGGTGGGATGAAGTTCTTTGTGCTGCCACTTCGCCGTCGGAACTACTGA
- the LOC110601075 gene encoding sodium channel modifier 1: protein MSVFGGDSWAREAQYRKRRVDDLVVQGLDGSSYMKLSNGKYACLVCPHNPVLDSSLMLSMHSKGSRHLAAESRLKEGESLRKYEINRRLALADSPVGFAHSTSLNKKVRLAGVSKPLIERTSKAASEVLCNKDPKQNSGNQNCDVKLSRGQVTNVATISCPLVEASGELLIQHQLDFRKHRERELKFIEAGWKRDCHGKWFKDENVDFDSDEEDPNVCLG from the exons ATGAGCGTGTTTGGGGGAGACAGTTGGGCGAGAGAAGCACAATACAGAAAGCGAAGGGTCGATGATCTAGTCGTACAAGGCCTTGACGGGTCTTCTTACATGAAGCTCTCCAATGGCAAATACGCATGTCTTGTCTGTCCTCACAATCCCGTTCTTGATTCCTCTCTCATGCTCTCT ATGCATAGCAAGGGATCACGCCATCTTGCTGCAGAGTCCAGGCTGAAGGAAGGAGAATCTCTGAGAAAATATGAGATAAATAGGAGATTGGCATTAGCAGACTCTCCTGTTGGCTTTGCTCATTCCACTAGTTTGAACAAAAAAGTTAGATTAGCCGGTGTTAGTAAACCATTAATTGAACGGACAAGCAAGGCTGCTTCTGAAGTACTATGCAATAAAGATCCCAAACAGAATTCTGGAAATCAAAACTGTGATGTGAAATTGAGCAGGGGACAGGTTACTAATGTGGCAACTATTTCATGTCCTTTAGTTGAAGCATCTGGTGAGTTGTTGATACAACATCAACTAGATTTCCGAAAGCATAGGGAGCGAGAACTCAAGTTTATAGAAGCAGGTTGGAAGCGAGATTGTCATGGAAAATGGTTCAAGGATGAAAAT GTTGACTTTGACTCTGATGAAGAAGATCCAAATGTGTGTCTTGGTtaa